From Alteribacter lacisalsi, a single genomic window includes:
- a CDS encoding DUF5316 family protein, with the protein MTYSFLAGLASAAALQLVMWSIGGLRTGYEISGLLGIGGIIIAGLMLGAFLAASREPAQKSAPDDREGQKNVQRIAVMILLFAVPHFVYAFVYFLNTAA; encoded by the coding sequence ATGACGTACAGTTTTTTGGCCGGTCTCGCGAGTGCAGCTGCGCTTCAGTTGGTTATGTGGAGTATCGGCGGCCTGCGAACCGGCTATGAAATTTCAGGTCTGCTCGGGATCGGCGGCATCATTATTGCCGGTCTGATGCTGGGCGCATTTCTTGCGGCAAGCCGGGAGCCGGCACAGAAATCTGCCCCCGATGACCGGGAGGGTCAGAAAAACGTTCAGCGAATTGCGGTGATGATCCTGCTGTTCGCCGTACCTCATTTCGTTTATGCGTTCGTTTATTTTCTGAATACGGCAGCATAA
- the abc-f gene encoding ribosomal protection-like ABC-F family protein produces the protein MICSGKDIMMNYGGEPVLTGVTFEAKKGERIGIVGRNGSGKTTLLKILAGLESPDTGQVHWTKGCVTGWLAQLPDYPEHMTVKEVLETAMAALTELEKEMKHLEEEMSTVKEEKRLTKLAELYGEVQERYAFSGGYGKDAEIEAVARGLGLYSLLEQRFSELSGGEKTKTGLALLLLQKPDLLLLDEPTNHLDLAAIEWLQGFLNDYSGTVIAVSHDRYFLDETVTKIFDLENGELEVYHGNYTFFTEEKEKRLLLEFQKYEEQQKKIKKMREAIKRLKEWANQANPPNEAMHKRARNMERALERMEKIDRPVLESKKIGFELEAGSRSGNDVITAEGLAKSYGSKTLFTEADFHLRYQERVVFMGDNGSGKSTLLKILLGEEQPDAGSVKIGSRVKVGYLAQHLLEADEEQMTVIEAFREDVAVTEGDARHILARFLFYGYAVFKKLGQLSGGERMRLRLARFMHQNLNVLVLDEPTNHLDIESLVVVEEVLAGYEGTILAVSHDRYFINKVFNRIGWLNEESLTFFTGTYDEVKNRMVQEADSFEASGDQNRKPKRQEKMKRSALTAADVEAQLTEVEQKIADMESNMLHLADPEELQKIYKEKEQIERKRDELYDQLALLEEETG, from the coding sequence ATGATTTGCAGCGGAAAAGATATTATGATGAACTACGGGGGAGAGCCTGTCCTTACAGGCGTCACCTTTGAAGCAAAAAAAGGAGAACGGATTGGAATTGTCGGACGGAACGGGAGTGGGAAAACAACCCTGCTTAAAATACTTGCAGGACTTGAGTCACCTGATACAGGCCAGGTCCATTGGACGAAAGGCTGTGTGACGGGCTGGCTTGCACAGCTCCCTGATTATCCTGAGCATATGACCGTAAAAGAAGTGCTGGAAACAGCAATGGCTGCATTAACGGAGCTTGAAAAAGAAATGAAGCACCTTGAAGAGGAAATGAGCACGGTAAAAGAAGAAAAGCGCCTGACGAAGCTCGCAGAGTTATACGGCGAAGTGCAGGAACGCTATGCATTCAGCGGAGGATACGGGAAAGATGCAGAAATTGAAGCGGTGGCAAGAGGGCTTGGGCTCTACTCTCTGCTTGAGCAGCGTTTTTCAGAACTGAGCGGAGGCGAAAAAACCAAAACCGGCCTGGCGCTGCTGCTTCTTCAAAAGCCGGATCTGCTGCTCCTTGACGAGCCGACGAACCATCTGGATCTGGCGGCGATCGAATGGCTGCAGGGATTTTTAAATGATTACAGTGGGACTGTCATTGCCGTCTCGCACGACCGGTACTTTCTTGACGAGACGGTCACAAAGATCTTTGACCTGGAGAACGGGGAACTCGAAGTCTATCACGGGAACTATACGTTTTTTACAGAAGAGAAAGAAAAACGGCTGCTTCTGGAATTTCAGAAATATGAAGAACAGCAGAAAAAGATAAAGAAAATGCGGGAGGCGATTAAAAGGCTAAAAGAATGGGCCAACCAGGCAAATCCACCGAACGAGGCGATGCACAAGAGGGCGAGAAACATGGAGCGGGCCCTTGAGCGAATGGAAAAGATCGACCGTCCGGTACTGGAGAGTAAAAAAATTGGATTTGAGCTGGAAGCGGGCAGCCGCAGCGGAAACGACGTGATCACAGCCGAAGGGCTTGCCAAGTCATATGGATCCAAAACGCTGTTTACAGAGGCGGATTTTCATCTGCGGTACCAGGAACGAGTTGTGTTTATGGGCGATAATGGTTCGGGGAAATCAACGTTGCTTAAAATCCTGCTCGGTGAGGAGCAGCCTGACGCAGGAAGTGTGAAAATTGGAAGCAGGGTGAAGGTTGGCTATCTTGCACAGCATTTACTGGAAGCTGATGAGGAACAGATGACCGTGATTGAAGCGTTCCGGGAAGACGTTGCGGTAACGGAGGGAGACGCCCGGCATATACTCGCGCGCTTTCTGTTTTACGGGTATGCGGTCTTTAAAAAGCTCGGGCAGCTGAGCGGCGGGGAGCGGATGCGTCTTCGTCTGGCCCGGTTCATGCATCAGAACCTGAACGTTCTTGTCCTCGACGAGCCCACCAACCACCTGGATATCGAATCTCTTGTGGTGGTGGAGGAAGTGCTGGCCGGCTATGAGGGGACCATTTTAGCTGTCTCCCATGACCGGTACTTCATCAATAAAGTGTTTAACCGTATCGGCTGGCTTAATGAAGAATCGCTCACGTTTTTCACAGGTACTTATGATGAGGTGAAGAACCGGATGGTACAGGAGGCAGATTCATTCGAGGCTTCAGGGGATCAGAACCGAAAGCCGAAACGGCAGGAAAAAATGAAACGCTCTGCGCTTACTGCTGCAGATGTGGAAGCTCAGCTCACAGAGGTAGAGCAGAAGATCGCCGATATGGAAAGCAATATGCTGCATCTCGCAGATCCGGAGGAACTTCAGAAGATTTATAAAGAGAAAGAACAGATTGAACGTAAGCGTGATGAGCTTTATGATCAGCTCGCTCTGCTTGAGGAGGAGACAGGATGA
- a CDS encoding LytTR family transcriptional regulator DNA-binding domain-containing protein, which translates to MSSFLLEPEERSTDPVLRELSLKMEKGFCTAVHLNPEARQNVISMLISPKEREFFRLSRDGKEWRSGSRSFFTEAGLLLINEAHYENLKVNDQLLYYKRLYESALSVEEAARLLHLEGKLRVRVKNLTHSEKLRIGMARLLIQDPGLFILEEPDQNTDLETKRILLNLLEFLKSQGKTMLTLTGNLESALTFGDQVFRLNERGLNEVNQGSDEQNDDDKRESDEGPGFVFNKIPTKVNEKMILFDPPDIDYIESHEGQSHLYAGGEAYPCVFTLTELEEKLRSFGFFRCHRSYIVNLQKVNQVITWTRNSYSLRLENREKSEIPLSKNKMNELKAMLGLK; encoded by the coding sequence GTGTCATCATTTCTGCTTGAACCGGAAGAAAGAAGTACCGATCCAGTTCTTCGGGAACTGTCTTTAAAAATGGAAAAAGGGTTCTGTACAGCTGTTCATCTGAATCCGGAAGCGAGGCAGAACGTCATTTCCATGCTGATCAGCCCGAAGGAACGGGAGTTTTTCCGCTTGAGCAGGGATGGGAAGGAGTGGCGTTCCGGGAGCCGTTCTTTTTTTACCGAAGCCGGGCTTCTGCTGATCAACGAGGCACACTACGAGAATCTAAAGGTTAACGACCAATTGCTGTATTATAAGAGGCTCTATGAGAGTGCCCTTTCTGTAGAGGAGGCAGCCCGTCTTCTTCACCTGGAAGGAAAATTACGTGTAAGGGTAAAAAACTTGACGCACTCTGAAAAACTGCGTATCGGTATGGCAAGGCTCCTTATTCAGGATCCCGGTTTATTTATTCTTGAAGAACCGGATCAGAATACGGATCTTGAAACGAAACGAATTCTTCTTAACTTGCTGGAGTTCCTTAAGTCCCAGGGAAAAACGATGCTCACTCTGACTGGAAATCTGGAAAGCGCGCTTACGTTCGGTGATCAGGTGTTCCGGCTCAATGAGCGGGGGCTGAATGAGGTGAACCAGGGAAGTGATGAGCAGAATGATGATGATAAAAGAGAGTCGGATGAGGGGCCGGGGTTTGTATTTAATAAAATTCCGACCAAGGTAAACGAGAAGATGATTTTATTTGATCCGCCCGATATCGATTATATTGAGAGTCATGAAGGTCAGTCACATCTGTATGCAGGCGGGGAGGCGTATCCGTGCGTATTTACGCTAACGGAGCTCGAGGAGAAACTCCGTTCGTTCGGTTTTTTCCGCTGCCACCGTTCTTATATCGTCAACCTTCAGAAAGTAAATCAGGTGATCACGTGGACCCGGAACAGCTACAGCCTGAGGCTCGAGAACAGGGAGAAGTCCGAAATCCCTTTATCCAAAAATAAAATGAACGAGCTAAAGGCGATGCTCGGTCTTAAATAA
- a CDS encoding TetR/AcrR family transcriptional regulator, translated as MHTEASTSQQGSDTRETIVRTAHHMFMEHGYRSVSTRRIADACSLTQPALYHHFPNKEAIYLEVLRSDLARTKERLEAIEGCHTDTRKTLYEMVYYIIVNSPENMSQMFQDIRRETSKDFQKKISTWWHEAYRLPMVRVFQRGIDKGELRDPAEFGEDADKYVCLMVNMISRSIPSPGEVEESESDELIEKRATFVVEVLLNGVGSR; from the coding sequence ATGCATACAGAAGCCAGCACATCGCAACAAGGATCAGATACCCGGGAAACGATTGTGCGTACTGCCCATCACATGTTTATGGAGCACGGATACCGGTCAGTTTCCACCAGGCGGATTGCCGATGCTTGCAGCTTGACGCAGCCGGCTCTTTATCATCATTTTCCAAATAAAGAAGCGATCTATCTTGAGGTTCTCCGGAGTGATCTCGCACGTACCAAGGAACGTCTTGAGGCAATTGAAGGCTGTCATACCGATACGAGAAAAACGCTTTATGAGATGGTCTACTATATTATTGTAAACTCGCCGGAAAATATGAGCCAGATGTTTCAGGATATCAGACGTGAAACGAGTAAGGATTTCCAGAAAAAGATCAGTACCTGGTGGCATGAAGCCTACCGGCTGCCCATGGTCAGAGTCTTTCAGCGGGGCATCGACAAAGGAGAACTGCGGGATCCGGCTGAATTTGGGGAGGATGCAGACAAGTACGTCTGCCTGATGGTCAATATGATCAGCCGTTCCATCCCTTCACCAGGGGAAGTAGAGGAAAGTGAAAGCGACGAACTTATAGAAAAGCGGGCTACATTTGTAGTGGAAGTGCTGCTGAACGGTGTAGGAAGCCGGTAA
- a CDS encoding ABC transporter ATP-binding protein — translation MENIITTRALEKVFGSERAIEDVSFNVGKGEVFGFLGPSGAGKTTTIKILTGQMRATGGEAHVLGIPAEKVNTPAVLRRIGVMTDTSGLYERLSVYENLAFYADLYGVKQKRRRIGEVLDLVNLTGEEKKKVAKLSKGMMQRTILARALLHEPELVFLDEPTAALDPANSRHIHEGLKELNRRGTTIFLTTHDMEEAEHLCDQVAFLNKGQVRLMDNPKVLRRQHSDGRIVIELKNGKQVALANRPENAKKLHDYMAAGQIVSIQTNEPTLGDIFVDITGRELA, via the coding sequence ATGGAGAACATTATCACAACCCGGGCACTTGAAAAGGTGTTTGGCAGCGAAAGAGCAATTGAGGACGTCAGTTTTAATGTAGGTAAAGGAGAAGTATTCGGCTTTCTCGGACCGAGTGGAGCGGGAAAAACGACTACGATTAAGATACTGACCGGTCAGATGAGAGCCACAGGTGGTGAAGCCCACGTGCTTGGGATACCGGCTGAGAAGGTGAATACCCCGGCTGTGCTTCGGAGAATCGGTGTGATGACTGATACGAGCGGACTGTATGAGCGGCTGTCTGTATATGAAAATCTCGCATTCTATGCTGATCTTTACGGTGTGAAACAGAAACGGAGACGAATTGGCGAGGTGCTTGATCTTGTGAACCTAACTGGGGAAGAAAAAAAGAAGGTCGCGAAGCTGTCCAAAGGGATGATGCAGCGTACGATTCTCGCAAGAGCCCTGCTTCATGAGCCGGAGCTGGTATTTCTTGATGAACCGACTGCAGCCCTCGATCCGGCAAACTCGAGGCATATTCATGAAGGTCTAAAGGAGCTTAACCGGAGAGGCACGACGATCTTTCTGACCACGCACGATATGGAGGAAGCGGAGCACCTGTGCGACCAGGTAGCGTTTTTAAACAAAGGTCAGGTCCGGCTGATGGATAATCCTAAAGTATTAAGACGACAGCATTCTGATGGCAGAATTGTGATCGAACTGAAGAACGGAAAACAGGTGGCACTGGCAAACCGTCCTGAAAACGCCAAGAAACTGCACGACTACATGGCAGCAGGGCAGATTGTCTCCATTCAGACGAATGAACCGACACTGGGCGATATTTTTGTGGACATTACGGGGAGGGAACTGGCATGA
- a CDS encoding alpha/beta hydrolase — MTRRKKILLYIVLAVFITAGAGAAGFVIWALNGYSAAPEAQDCAGQGSGEPLSFGSGTETAGLIFYPGARVEQEAYSCLAEKIADKGYFTVVPDMPLNLAIFGRNKAEDIMAANPQVDEWYLAGHSLGGAMASFFAARSTEDLAGLIFVGSYPGADLSDSDLPVLSVYGERDGLSTPEDIFDRADMLPEETVYMEIEGANHAGFGTYGAQSGDLESLIGPDEQQAKTAEAIHSWILDQQRE; from the coding sequence GTGACGAGGCGTAAGAAAATCCTGCTGTATATTGTTCTTGCAGTCTTCATTACTGCAGGTGCCGGAGCAGCAGGTTTTGTAATTTGGGCGCTCAATGGCTACAGCGCAGCACCAGAAGCGCAGGACTGTGCCGGGCAGGGATCAGGCGAACCGCTGTCCTTCGGGTCAGGTACAGAAACCGCGGGCTTGATTTTTTATCCCGGGGCCCGTGTGGAGCAAGAGGCTTATTCGTGTCTGGCTGAAAAGATTGCTGATAAAGGGTATTTTACGGTGGTCCCGGACATGCCGTTAAACCTCGCAATATTTGGGCGGAACAAGGCTGAAGACATTATGGCAGCCAATCCTCAGGTGGACGAGTGGTACCTGGCAGGCCATTCTCTCGGCGGGGCGATGGCATCCTTTTTTGCCGCTCGCAGCACAGAGGATCTTGCAGGGCTGATCTTTGTTGGCTCCTATCCGGGAGCGGATCTGTCGGATTCGGATCTGCCTGTCCTCTCTGTTTACGGAGAGCGGGACGGATTATCCACGCCTGAGGATATCTTTGATCGGGCTGATATGCTTCCGGAAGAGACGGTTTACATGGAGATCGAAGGAGCCAATCACGCCGGATTCGGTACATACGGCGCACAGAGCGGTGACCTTGAAAGCCTTATCGGTCCGGATGAGCAGCAGGCAAAAACAGCTGAGGCGATTCACAGCTGGATCTTGGATCAGCAGCGCGAATAA
- a CDS encoding ABC transporter permease produces MTFSMRRVYAIFNKDLKELATNMFVLSTMVMPIVFALFFGRGQEVPVEMHVMIINLAFVAVAAYVQSVVIAEEKEKHTLRGLMMSPATTTEILAGKSLVSILLTALTVGLCLRLSGFETGNWLLIGAGMALSLVFYVALGTLLGLLTRSLMEASVVITPIIFILGMGTIFTELIRNQTILTVIEYLPNFQLESLAAAVESGAGAGDVAGSLALLGGWSAVAIVASVVVYKKREMGGE; encoded by the coding sequence ATGACATTTTCAATGAGACGAGTGTACGCAATTTTTAACAAGGACTTAAAAGAGCTCGCGACGAACATGTTCGTCCTTTCCACGATGGTGATGCCGATCGTATTTGCCCTGTTTTTCGGCCGGGGGCAGGAGGTTCCGGTGGAGATGCATGTGATGATTATTAATCTGGCTTTTGTTGCAGTGGCCGCCTATGTGCAAAGTGTAGTCATTGCGGAGGAAAAGGAAAAACATACACTTCGGGGACTGATGATGTCACCTGCAACCACGACAGAAATTTTAGCCGGGAAAAGCCTGGTTTCAATATTACTCACAGCCCTCACTGTAGGATTATGTCTCCGGCTTTCCGGCTTTGAAACGGGAAATTGGCTGCTCATCGGAGCCGGCATGGCACTGAGCCTTGTCTTCTACGTGGCGCTCGGTACGCTGCTTGGCCTTCTTACACGATCTCTTATGGAAGCCTCTGTTGTGATCACGCCTATCATTTTCATTCTGGGGATGGGGACTATTTTTACAGAACTGATTCGGAATCAGACGATCCTAACGGTTATCGAATACCTGCCTAATTTCCAGCTTGAATCTCTTGCGGCAGCTGTGGAAAGCGGGGCAGGCGCTGGTGATGTGGCAGGGTCTCTTGCTTTGTTGGGAGGCTGGTCTGCTGTGGCGATTGTCGCATCTGTAGTAGTCTACAAAAAACGGGAAATGGGTGGCGAATAA
- a CDS encoding aminoglycoside N(3)-acetyltransferase produces MKQIVDKTTRLNTRGTITAEVRALGVSPGDTVLVHTSLSAIGWTNGGAQTVIEGLLDAVGEAGTIVMPAQSGDLSDPSEWEAPPVPEAWWQEIRATMPPYDPAVTPTRGMGMTAELFRTRPEAIRSDHPNVSFAAIGKKNREILTGHELNFSLGEQSPLQKLYEADATVLMIGTTYETNTSFHLGEYQVPGAKIVEKGAPVMENGQRVWATYRDIAFQDERFEELGAIFEKVNPVNKGRIGEAESRLFSLRDAADASARFFTKILSPGQDGVR; encoded by the coding sequence ATGAAACAGATTGTAGACAAAACAACACGTCTGAATACAAGAGGGACGATAACCGCTGAGGTACGGGCGCTCGGCGTATCGCCAGGCGATACGGTGCTCGTGCATACCTCCCTTTCAGCTATCGGCTGGACGAACGGAGGAGCGCAGACTGTGATCGAAGGGCTCCTTGACGCTGTGGGAGAGGCAGGTACGATCGTTATGCCTGCCCAGAGCGGCGATCTGAGCGATCCATCGGAATGGGAGGCTCCGCCAGTACCTGAAGCATGGTGGCAGGAGATACGCGCTACGATGCCCCCGTATGATCCGGCAGTAACACCGACACGGGGGATGGGCATGACGGCTGAACTGTTTCGCACGAGGCCAGAGGCGATACGAAGCGATCACCCCAACGTATCGTTTGCTGCCATCGGGAAAAAAAACAGGGAGATTCTGACCGGACATGAGTTAAATTTCAGTCTAGGTGAACAATCGCCTCTGCAGAAGCTTTATGAAGCGGACGCAACAGTGCTGATGATCGGCACCACGTATGAGACGAATACGTCCTTTCATCTGGGGGAGTACCAGGTACCGGGGGCGAAAATCGTGGAAAAAGGCGCACCGGTGATGGAAAACGGCCAAAGAGTCTGGGCAACGTATCGGGATATCGCTTTTCAGGACGAACGATTTGAAGAGCTGGGAGCCATCTTTGAGAAGGTAAACCCGGTTAATAAAGGCAGGATCGGAGAAGCGGAATCGCGTCTGTTCTCTCTTCGTGATGCGGCAGATGCATCTGCCAGATTTTTCACAAAGATCTTGAGTCCGGGGCAGGATGGTGTAAGATAA
- a CDS encoding zinc-binding dehydrogenase, with product MKALAVHEAGSLDNLKMTDMEKPEPGEHEVRIKVHAVGLNPVDYKLTQNGLPEWEYPHIPGLDVAGVVDETGEGVSEWKAGDEVYYHGSLARNGGYAEYTVSRQDVLAPLPTGLSFTEAAALPTAAFTAYQSLDRKVPLRKGQTILIQAGAGGVGGFAIQFAKLKGLEVITTCSPANTDHVTKLGADKVIDYNEENVLEEVHKYTEGRGVDIVMDMVGEKTTTEALDMLAFNGHLISVVSLPDLSEYEPKSLAPSIHEVALGFVYRTDDEQQIRDLGEIAKEVGELAAQKKIEPLLGKVVSMEEIPEALREIEEGHVRGKIVAQIAE from the coding sequence GTGAAAGCATTAGCAGTTCACGAGGCTGGAAGCCTTGATAACCTGAAGATGACAGACATGGAGAAGCCAGAACCAGGTGAACACGAAGTGAGAATTAAAGTACACGCAGTCGGTCTCAACCCGGTCGACTACAAGCTCACACAAAATGGTCTTCCTGAATGGGAGTACCCCCATATCCCTGGACTTGACGTTGCTGGTGTCGTTGATGAAACCGGTGAAGGGGTGAGCGAGTGGAAGGCGGGTGATGAGGTTTACTATCACGGGAGTCTCGCACGTAACGGGGGCTATGCAGAGTATACCGTCTCACGTCAGGACGTCCTTGCTCCCCTTCCTACTGGGCTAAGCTTTACTGAAGCGGCTGCCCTTCCTACTGCTGCTTTTACCGCCTACCAGTCACTGGATCGGAAAGTGCCTCTCAGGAAAGGTCAGACAATCCTGATTCAGGCCGGGGCAGGAGGCGTCGGCGGCTTCGCCATTCAGTTTGCAAAATTAAAAGGGCTTGAAGTGATCACAACCTGCTCTCCCGCTAATACGGATCACGTGACGAAACTCGGAGCTGACAAAGTGATTGATTATAATGAAGAAAACGTGCTCGAGGAAGTCCATAAGTACACCGAAGGACGCGGGGTGGACATTGTCATGGACATGGTGGGTGAAAAAACGACAACCGAAGCTCTCGATATGCTTGCATTTAACGGACATCTGATCAGTGTAGTCAGTCTTCCTGATCTTAGTGAATACGAACCAAAATCACTTGCTCCTTCGATTCACGAGGTAGCTCTGGGGTTCGTCTACCGCACAGATGACGAGCAGCAGATTCGTGATCTTGGTGAAATTGCAAAAGAAGTCGGTGAGCTTGCCGCTCAGAAAAAAATCGAGCCTCTGCTTGGCAAGGTTGTATCAATGGAGGAAATTCCTGAGGCTCTGAGAGAAATTGAAGAAGGGCATGTAAGAGGAAAGATTGTAGCACAGATTGCAGAATAG
- the ilvD gene encoding dihydroxy-acid dehydratase: MADKDLRIRSKDISEGDNRAPNRAMLRAVGFEDEDFQKPMIGVASTWSEVTPCNVHIDKLAIEAKRGARDGGGAPMIFNTITVADGISMGHEGMRYSLPSREVIADSIETVAGAERLDGVVAIGGCDKNMPGCMIAIGRLNVPAVFVYGGTISPGKSREDKDIDIVSVFEAVGKHNAGSMDKEGLHDIECHACPGAGSCGGMYTANTMASAIEALGMSLPGSASNPAETGGKQEDCYKAGDAVVELLRKEIYPRDIMTKEAFENAVTVVMALGGSTNAFLHLLAMAHSVDVDLSYDDFERIRERVPHIADLKPSGKYVMEHLHQVGGVSAVMKLLLEEGLLHGDCLTVTGKTLAENLAEVPPLHEGQKIIRPVSEPFKESGPLYVLKGNLAPAGAVAKMSGLKVSRLTGPARVFDSEKEATEAVLANQIKPGDVLVIRYAGPKGGPGMSEMLSISAIIVGKGLGEKVGLLTDGRFSGGTHGLVVGHAAPEAQVGGPIALLKEGDLVTIDSETQELNVDVSDEEMAARLADWQAPPLRCSRGVLNKYARLVSCASKGAVTDLGEE; the protein is encoded by the coding sequence ATGGCAGACAAAGATCTGAGGATACGCAGTAAAGATATCAGTGAAGGAGACAACCGAGCGCCGAACCGGGCAATGCTCAGAGCAGTAGGATTTGAAGACGAGGACTTTCAAAAACCAATGATCGGTGTTGCCAGTACGTGGAGCGAGGTTACACCATGCAACGTACACATAGACAAACTCGCGATTGAAGCAAAACGCGGAGCCCGTGACGGTGGCGGTGCACCAATGATTTTTAACACTATCACCGTTGCTGACGGCATTTCCATGGGCCACGAAGGCATGCGCTATTCCCTTCCTAGCAGGGAGGTTATCGCGGACTCTATTGAAACCGTAGCAGGAGCCGAGCGCCTTGATGGAGTAGTGGCGATCGGTGGCTGCGATAAAAATATGCCAGGGTGTATGATTGCAATCGGCCGATTAAATGTACCCGCTGTATTTGTCTATGGTGGAACAATTTCACCAGGTAAATCAAGAGAAGATAAAGATATTGATATTGTTTCTGTATTTGAAGCGGTCGGCAAACATAACGCAGGATCCATGGATAAGGAAGGACTCCACGACATTGAATGTCATGCCTGTCCGGGTGCCGGTTCATGCGGAGGTATGTACACAGCAAACACGATGGCTTCAGCCATTGAAGCCCTCGGGATGAGCCTGCCCGGCAGCGCATCAAACCCTGCTGAGACCGGCGGCAAGCAGGAGGACTGCTACAAAGCAGGCGACGCTGTTGTGGAACTTCTGCGGAAAGAAATTTATCCGCGGGACATTATGACAAAAGAGGCATTTGAGAATGCTGTAACGGTTGTGATGGCACTCGGCGGATCGACAAACGCTTTTCTTCACCTGCTTGCGATGGCTCACTCGGTTGATGTGGACCTCTCGTACGACGACTTCGAGCGGATCCGTGAGCGTGTACCGCACATTGCGGACCTGAAGCCGAGCGGAAAATACGTCATGGAACATCTTCATCAGGTGGGTGGTGTTTCCGCTGTTATGAAGCTTCTTCTTGAGGAAGGGCTTTTGCACGGCGACTGTCTCACGGTTACAGGAAAGACACTGGCAGAGAATCTGGCGGAAGTTCCTCCGCTGCACGAAGGCCAGAAAATCATCCGTCCTGTAAGCGAGCCGTTTAAGGAAAGCGGTCCGCTGTATGTATTAAAAGGAAATCTGGCACCGGCTGGTGCAGTTGCCAAGATGAGCGGACTGAAAGTAAGCAGGCTCACCGGTCCCGCCCGGGTATTTGATTCGGAAAAAGAAGCGACTGAAGCAGTACTGGCAAACCAGATCAAACCGGGGGATGTACTGGTAATTCGCTACGCCGGTCCGAAAGGCGGTCCGGGAATGAGCGAGATGCTCTCCATTTCAGCAATCATCGTCGGTAAAGGACTTGGAGAGAAGGTCGGCTTGTTAACTGACGGCCGTTTCTCAGGAGGAACTCATGGTCTTGTGGTTGGCCACGCAGCACCTGAAGCACAGGTGGGCGGTCCGATTGCCCTGTTGAAAGAAGGTGACTTGGTAACCATCGATAGTGAAACACAGGAGTTGAACGTTGATGTGAGCGATGAAGAAATGGCAGCCCGTCTTGCAGACTGGCAGGCACCGCCGCTGCGCTGTTCCCGTGGCGTGCTGAACAAATATGCAAGACTCGTATCCTGCGCTTCCAAAGGTGCTGTTACAGATCTGGGAGAAGAGTAG
- a CDS encoding RAxF-45 family protein, with the protein MNQTVFSPARAQVESFLYIVRAVFYVAVFNGTRVSIFNSFINMKTGRTSLIH; encoded by the coding sequence ATGAATCAGACTGTTTTCAGTCCGGCACGCGCACAGGTGGAATCATTTTTGTATATTGTTCGTGCTGTTTTTTATGTGGCTGTATTCAACGGGACACGTGTGTCCATTTTTAACAGCTTCATAAATATGAAAACAGGAAGAACATCTCTCATCCACTAA
- the phnE gene encoding phosphonate ABC transporter, permease protein PhnE: protein MSDLRKHMPARLKVPSPGAIILVIIFVSLFYLGMRHADVTLERLTAGIGNMFHFISSAFPPDPSRISSISSAMYETFQIALVGTAVGVVLSLPIAVLASRNTSPNNLIRTATRGMVSTMRTIPDLIWALIFVISVGLGPFAGILTIIVDTIGFCARFFSERIEEVDKGPSQALESTGSSRIGVISGSVLPLGFASFVGTGLFAFEKSIRAAVVLGLVGAGGIGVELSTAFTLRRFDEALMIIILILVVVIAVEQLSSTIRKKVI, encoded by the coding sequence ATGAGTGATCTTCGTAAGCACATGCCTGCAAGATTGAAAGTTCCCTCTCCTGGTGCCATTATTCTCGTTATTATTTTTGTATCCTTATTTTATCTTGGCATGCGTCATGCTGACGTCACGCTTGAGAGGCTCACGGCCGGAATCGGGAACATGTTTCACTTTATCAGTTCCGCCTTTCCACCAGACCCGAGCAGGATCAGCTCCATTTCCTCGGCCATGTACGAGACCTTTCAGATTGCACTGGTTGGAACCGCTGTAGGTGTTGTACTGAGCCTTCCAATTGCCGTGCTGGCCTCCCGCAATACCTCACCGAATAATCTGATTCGTACAGCTACCCGAGGCATGGTATCTACGATGAGGACCATTCCGGACCTGATTTGGGCATTGATATTCGTTATTTCAGTCGGGCTCGGACCCTTTGCAGGTATTCTTACAATCATTGTCGATACCATTGGTTTTTGTGCCCGTTTCTTCTCGGAACGCATCGAAGAAGTAGATAAAGGACCATCACAGGCACTCGAATCCACAGGATCATCCCGGATCGGTGTGATCAGCGGATCTGTTCTGCCGCTTGGCTTCGCGTCTTTTGTAGGTACTGGTTTATTCGCATTCGAAAAATCAATCCGGGCGGCTGTGGTACTTGGCCTCGTGGGTGCAGGAGGAATCGGGGTGGAGCTTTCCACAGCATTCACACTGAGAAGATTTGATGAAGCCCTTATGATTATTATTCTTATTCTTGTTGTGGTTATTGCTGTTGAACAGCTTTCATCCACAATTAGAAAAAAAGTGATTTAA